A genomic stretch from Coleofasciculus sp. FACHB-1120 includes:
- a CDS encoding STAS domain-containing protein — MNLSGKSKIPKILQTDQAQLLTDWISEQIAAGIRKDLIKEIELREECREFLDLFSAAVQQGNFIDIKSAEWRSVREMLGSISRSRSQKGFTPSETAIFIFSLKQPLFSRLRLELAQDGESLLEEIWAVTTLIDKLGLWTTESYQKAREEVILRQQEELMELSTPVVKLWDGILALPIIGTLDSARTQVMMESLLQKIVETGSEVAIIDITGVPTVDTLTAQHLLKTVTAARLMGADCILSGIRPQIAQTIVYLGVDLADVITKASLSDAFALALKRTGAAISRPQTRT, encoded by the coding sequence ATGAACTTGAGCGGCAAAAGTAAGATTCCAAAGATTCTTCAAACCGATCAAGCCCAACTACTGACAGACTGGATCTCTGAGCAAATAGCTGCTGGTATCCGCAAAGACCTGATTAAGGAGATAGAGCTGCGTGAAGAGTGCAGAGAATTTCTAGACTTGTTCTCGGCGGCTGTCCAGCAGGGTAACTTCATCGACATTAAATCGGCTGAGTGGCGTAGCGTGCGCGAGATGCTTGGCTCGATTTCGCGATCGCGCAGTCAGAAAGGCTTTACCCCATCCGAAACCGCAATATTTATTTTCTCCTTGAAGCAACCTTTGTTCAGCCGCTTGCGCTTAGAACTGGCACAGGATGGTGAAAGCCTTCTGGAAGAGATTTGGGCGGTTACGACTCTCATCGACAAGCTTGGTCTCTGGACAACTGAGTCCTATCAGAAAGCCCGCGAGGAAGTGATTTTGCGCCAGCAAGAGGAGCTGATGGAACTCTCAACGCCAGTCGTGAAACTGTGGGATGGCATTTTAGCCCTACCCATCATTGGCACCCTCGATAGCGCCCGCACCCAAGTGATGATGGAGTCCCTCTTGCAGAAAATTGTAGAGACGGGTTCGGAAGTAGCCATTATTGATATTACGGGAGTGCCAACCGTCGATACTCTGACAGCGCAGCACTTACTCAAGACGGTTACAGCGGCTCGTCTAATGGGCGCTGATTGCATCCTGAGCGGAATCCGTCCCCAGATTGCTCAAACGATCGTCTACTTGGGCGTGGATCTAGCGGATGTGATCACCAAGGCTTCCCTATCCGATGCATTTGCTTTAGCGCTGAAGCGAACTGGAGCCGCGATCTCTCGCCCCCAAACCCGCACTTAG
- a CDS encoding STAS domain-containing protein, which yields MERIPILQMGEFLLVTIQVDMHDRLAMALQDDLTDRINRTSARGVLIDISALEIVDSFIGRILGNIAKMSRVLDAETVVVGMQPAVAITLVELGLSLTGIRTALNVEKGMALLHKSFEASVRDSIDGHAEV from the coding sequence ATGGAACGTATACCCATATTACAAATGGGCGAATTCCTTCTAGTGACGATTCAGGTTGATATGCACGATCGCCTAGCGATGGCTTTGCAAGACGACCTGACCGACCGCATTAACCGAACCAGTGCCCGTGGTGTACTGATAGATATTTCAGCACTGGAGATTGTGGATTCTTTTATTGGGCGGATATTGGGAAATATTGCCAAGATGTCGCGAGTACTGGATGCGGAAACAGTCGTTGTCGGGATGCAGCCAGCAGTAGCGATCACTTTGGTAGAGTTGGGACTTTCCTTAACCGGCATTCGCACAGCCTTAAATGTTGAGAAAGGAATGGCGCTCCTGCATAAATCCTTCGAGGCTTCTGTTAGGGATAGCATAGATGGTCATGCAGAGGTCTGA